From Triticum aestivum cultivar Chinese Spring chromosome 4A, IWGSC CS RefSeq v2.1, whole genome shotgun sequence, a single genomic window includes:
- the LOC123083517 gene encoding geraniol 8-hydroxylase, producing the protein MELLFFCTIVLILMVSSVYLLGLLDRSRRNLPPGPRPLPLVGNLLSLGALPHRSLAGLAERHGPIMALRLGTVTTVVASSADAARDILQRHDAAFSGRFVLDGTHVSAHYTHSMVWLPASSSRWRALRKVCSGELFAPHRLDMHQSLRQEKVHQLVSHVAQLAREGAPVHVGRLAFTTALNLLSSTIFSTDLADLDDRHIKPGEFEAVLAELNVTVGLPNLSDFIPEVAWLDLQGVRRRIEGLFQRLHAMTDEHIELHMQDRAVGEPTKKNFLDVLLDYRSTHNDQGFERQTLLSLLSDLFSAGTDTSSATVEWAMAELLLNPSSMSRARQELDQVIGSKEQVEESDIGQLKYLQAIVKETFRLHPPAPFLLPHMAETTTQVQGYTIPKGTRLLVNVWAIGHDGMVWPEPKKFMPERFLEKEVDFKGRDFELLPFGSGRRMCPGTPLAVRIVHLMLASLLHRFQWRLPVDVEKKGLDMTERLGVNLSMATPLEAIATPV; encoded by the exons ATGGAGCTCCTCTTCTTTTGCACAATAGTTCTCATCCTCATGGTCTCCTCTGTGTACCTCCTAGGACTCTTAGACCGCAGTCGTCGCAACCTGCCCCCGGGTCCTCGCCCGCTGCCACTCGTCGGCAACCTCCTCTCACTGGGCGCCCTACCACACCGCTCCCTCGCAGGCCTTGCGGAGCGCCATGGCCCTATCATGGCGCTTCGCCTAGGCACGGTCACCACCGTGGTCGCCTCCTCAGCAGACGCCGCCCGTGACATCCTCCAGCGCCACGACGCGGCTTTCTCGGGGCGCTTCGTCCTAGATGGCACCCACGTGTCCGCGCACTACACGCACTCCATGGTCTGGCTCCCGGCTAGCAGCTCCCGGTGGCGCGCGCTACGCAAGGTGTGCTCGGGTGAGCTCTTCGCGCCACACCGCCTCGACATGCACCAGTCCCTGCGCCAGGAGAAGGTGCACCAACTCGTATCCCACGTGGCGCAGCTGGCACGAGAGGGCGCCCCAGTTCACGTCGGCCGGCTGGCCTTTACTACAGCGCTTAACCTGCTCTCCTCCACCATCTTCTCCACTGACTTGGCCGACCTCGACGACCGCCATATCAAGCCTGGGGAGTTCGAGGCCGTGCTCGCAGAGCTAAACGTGACCGTTGGATTGCCAAACCTGTCAGACTTCATCCCTGAAGTGGCGTGGCTAGACCTGCAGGGAGTGAGGAGACGTATCGAGGGCTTGTTCCAGCGGTTGCATGCCATGACGGACGAACACATCGAGCTTCACATGCAGGACCGTGCCGTGGGTGAGCCGACAAAGAAAAACTTCCTAGACGTGCTGCTCGACTACCGCAGCACCCACAACGACCAGGGCTTCGAGCGCCAGACGCTCCTCTCATTGCTTTCG GACTTGTTCAGCGCAGGGACGGATACAAGTTCGGCCACCGTGGAATGGGCGATGGCCGAGCTGCTACTGAATCCATCATCCATGTCTagagctcgtcaagagctcgaccaAGTGATAGGCTCTAAAGAGCAGGTTGAGGAGTCCGACATTGGACAGCTCAAGTACCTCCAAGCCATCGTGAAGGAGACGTTCCGGCTCCATCCTCCGGCGCCGTTCCTGCTGCCGCACATGGCGGAGACGACCACACAAGTCCAAGGATACACAATTCCCAAGGGCACACGCCTTCTGGTGAACGTGTGGGCCATTGGGCATGACGGCATGGTATGGCCGGAACCGAAGAAGTTTATGCCGGAGAGGTTCCTGGAGAAGGAGGTGGACTTCAAGGGCCGAGACTTCGAGCTCCTGCCCTTTGGGTCCGGGAGGAGGATGTGTCCCGGGACGCCGCTGGCCGTTCGCATAGTTCATCTCATGCTCGCTTCTCTGCTGCATCGCTTCCAGTGGAGGCTTCCCGTAGACGTGGAGAAGAAGGGGCTGGACATGACTGAAAGGCTTGGGGTCAACCTGTCCATGGCTACGCCCCTTGAGGCTATAGCCACGCCAGTTTGA